One Williamsia sp. DF01-3 genomic region harbors:
- a CDS encoding DUF998 domain-containing protein: MLQVFVVETIVIAGWRGRYSRSGQFISELGTGQCSALAGCVNLSWLMNASIAVAGLSLAVGAICWARSGALDAVLAALLVVGAAGLVGLAFLPLDSHVVLHSLAANIFFASTPVTLVIASARVVRQTRPSPAGIVALLFGLIASSSWVVHASGLAETNLDDARGLVQRFLVYSTLLSIVALACALYGAARQAQPRIASPPSVYSGQRWPTEQAPQRNDQERR; encoded by the coding sequence ATGCTTCAGGTCTTCGTTGTCGAGACGATCGTGATCGCCGGGTGGCGTGGAAGATATTCGCGGAGCGGGCAGTTCATCAGTGAACTTGGAACCGGTCAGTGCAGTGCACTGGCCGGTTGTGTGAACTTGTCGTGGCTGATGAACGCGTCGATCGCTGTGGCTGGGCTGTCGTTGGCGGTGGGCGCGATCTGTTGGGCGCGAAGCGGTGCACTCGATGCCGTATTGGCAGCTCTTCTGGTTGTTGGTGCTGCTGGCTTGGTCGGATTGGCGTTTTTGCCTTTGGACTCACATGTCGTGCTTCATTCGCTGGCTGCGAACATCTTCTTTGCCTCCACGCCAGTGACGTTGGTGATCGCGAGCGCTCGCGTGGTGCGTCAAACCCGACCCTCACCCGCCGGCATCGTGGCCTTACTGTTTGGGCTCATCGCCAGCTCAAGTTGGGTGGTCCACGCCTCAGGTCTGGCCGAAACCAACCTCGACGACGCTCGTGGTCTTGTGCAGCGGTTCCTGGTGTATTCGACTCTGCTGAGCATCGTGGCGTTGGCGTGCGCCCTGTACGGCGCGGCCCGGCAGGCACAGCCCCGTATTGCATCGCCCCCCAGCGTGTACTCAGGTCAGCGTTGGCCCACGGAGCAGGCGCCACAACGGAATGATCAGGAGCGTCGCTGA
- a CDS encoding lipopolysaccharide biosynthesis protein, translating into MVAALANAALGLIFWAAIAKLFEPTVVGAASAVITSCVAGSALSNLSIGAMFERFLPLTGDRRRTYAVGGFATASLSALAVGVVLGAGLYLIGGVLTSAWQIAAVALWVLVLGYFSLSDQLANALGVGRWAAAKNISHATAKLVMVSVLGILGVTQSDTIVLSWMVPAAVAVAVLLTMLYRRAGKPATVSSPAIGQLPSRPELARYFVSSYVLVALNSLAPTVVPLAIVALLDTEANAYFAVTWAMVGAIFILMAMLIGPFVAEVATDFTNAPKLIRTFATLILVITVGGAAALVVVGPFLLSYLGQDYRSQGMTLLVLGAATLPFMAINIFYAALARLRQRLGLAIVGRVLAALGAIGGAFILVADLGIAGAGYAYLAGEAVSATLLIIPLWRLLRGPTLT; encoded by the coding sequence GTGGTTGCCGCACTCGCCAATGCCGCTCTCGGCCTGATTTTCTGGGCAGCCATCGCGAAGCTGTTCGAACCGACAGTTGTAGGGGCAGCATCGGCAGTTATCACCTCGTGCGTGGCGGGTTCTGCGCTGTCGAACCTGTCAATCGGCGCGATGTTTGAGCGGTTTTTGCCATTGACCGGCGACCGCCGTAGAACCTACGCGGTGGGTGGGTTCGCTACCGCCAGTCTGTCAGCGTTGGCTGTCGGGGTGGTATTGGGTGCCGGTCTGTATCTCATCGGAGGCGTGCTGACCTCAGCCTGGCAGATCGCCGCGGTCGCGCTGTGGGTACTTGTCCTGGGCTACTTCAGCCTGTCTGATCAGTTGGCGAACGCATTGGGCGTGGGAAGGTGGGCGGCGGCGAAGAACATCTCGCACGCCACCGCGAAGTTGGTGATGGTCAGCGTCCTGGGCATACTCGGGGTGACTCAATCGGACACCATCGTATTGTCGTGGATGGTTCCGGCGGCGGTCGCCGTAGCTGTGCTTTTGACTATGCTGTATCGGCGTGCGGGAAAACCGGCCACCGTCTCGTCACCGGCGATCGGACAGCTTCCCTCGCGACCTGAGCTGGCGCGTTACTTCGTGTCCTCGTACGTATTGGTGGCTCTGAACTCGCTGGCACCCACCGTCGTTCCGCTGGCGATCGTCGCTCTGCTCGATACAGAAGCGAACGCGTACTTCGCGGTGACCTGGGCCATGGTGGGCGCGATCTTCATCTTGATGGCCATGCTCATTGGCCCGTTCGTGGCTGAGGTGGCCACCGATTTTACGAACGCGCCCAAACTCATTCGCACCTTTGCGACGTTGATCCTGGTGATCACCGTCGGCGGAGCCGCGGCGCTCGTGGTGGTTGGACCATTCCTCCTGAGCTACCTCGGCCAGGACTACCGCTCGCAGGGCATGACACTGCTGGTTTTGGGTGCGGCTACGTTGCCGTTTATGGCGATCAACATCTTTTATGCCGCTTTGGCTCGGTTGCGCCAGCGACTCGGTCTCGCGATCGTCGGCAGAGTCCTGGCGGCACTCGGCGCCATTGGCGGCGCGTTCATTCTGGTCGCCGACCTGGGCATTGCCGGCGCAGGCTATGCATACCTCGCTGGTGAAGCCGTGTCAGCGACGCTCCTGATCATTCCGTTGTGGCGCCTGCTCCGTGGGCCAACGCTGACCTGA
- a CDS encoding polysaccharide pyruvyl transferase family protein yields the protein MAEGAQGAAFTAELRKQVVTGLGHMFGDAESSVWIDFSDHSNVGDSAIWLGQVQVMQELGIEIAAVVPTAACTLAVIEPTLRRFPDATVAIQGGGNFGGLYSNHHQARLAGLQASANRTVVQAPQSVHFVSDAAKDELRQACRAPGRLATAVRDEFSLKRMRDLDPAAILLPDIAHCIAPLTAPPPVKAVQILRRTDREAPPAQATGLQGNRDWLRDDRLQRLAWSARSATYRVPAGRSVFSHVPPAVYTRIAQRRVSRGVAYLAKGQTIVTDRLHAMILGLHIGRRVIAVDNAIGKLRAYHHTWLEPLGAPVTFAGSWDDALRLARSDT from the coding sequence ATGGCCGAGGGGGCCCAAGGCGCCGCGTTCACTGCGGAGTTACGTAAGCAGGTTGTCACCGGTCTCGGGCACATGTTCGGTGACGCCGAGTCAAGTGTGTGGATAGATTTTTCCGATCACTCCAACGTTGGCGACTCTGCGATATGGCTGGGGCAAGTTCAAGTGATGCAAGAGCTAGGAATCGAGATCGCTGCCGTTGTTCCCACCGCCGCGTGCACCCTGGCAGTCATCGAGCCAACGTTGAGGCGGTTTCCTGACGCAACGGTCGCCATTCAGGGCGGCGGGAACTTCGGCGGCCTGTACAGCAATCACCATCAAGCACGGCTCGCCGGCCTACAGGCAAGCGCAAACCGAACAGTCGTGCAGGCACCACAATCGGTGCATTTTGTAAGCGACGCAGCCAAGGACGAGCTCCGGCAGGCGTGCAGAGCGCCCGGCCGCCTTGCCACTGCCGTGCGCGATGAGTTCAGCCTCAAGCGAATGCGAGACCTCGACCCCGCGGCGATTCTGTTGCCCGACATCGCACACTGCATCGCCCCTCTTACAGCTCCGCCCCCAGTCAAAGCTGTGCAGATCCTGCGGCGAACAGACCGCGAAGCCCCTCCCGCGCAAGCGACTGGTCTTCAAGGCAACCGCGACTGGCTACGCGATGACCGCCTGCAACGGCTGGCATGGAGCGCACGATCGGCTACCTACCGGGTGCCGGCCGGACGATCGGTCTTTAGCCACGTTCCCCCTGCGGTATATACCCGCATCGCACAACGCCGAGTGTCTCGCGGGGTGGCCTACCTGGCTAAAGGACAGACGATCGTGACCGACCGCCTACACGCGATGATTCTGGGATTGCACATCGGTCGGCGCGTCATCGCGGTCGACAACGCCATCGGCAAGTTGCGCGCCTACCACCACACATGGCTCGAACCGTTGGGGGCGCCAGTCACATTCGCCGGCAGCTGGGACGACGCTTTACGTTTGGCGCGGAGTGACACCTAG
- a CDS encoding helix-turn-helix domain-containing protein, with the protein MCDPLLNELDDAGHGLLVKELDARIANLSRATINTALSRLQDLGLVRKTSVGYRARWTRTLHQQNAPY; encoded by the coding sequence ATGTGTGATCCGCTCCTCAACGAACTCGATGACGCCGGCCACGGCTTGCTTGTCAAAGAGCTTGACGCCAGAATCGCCAACCTGTCACGAGCGACCATCAACACCGCCCTCTCGCGTCTCCAGGACCTGGGCTTGGTCAGAAAAACCTCGGTCGGTTACCGGGCGCGGTGGACACGCACACTTCACCAGCAGAACGCGCCCTACTAG
- a CDS encoding acyl-CoA dehydrogenase: MLSSTHYKSNLRDLQFNLFEMLKLDEVLASGEFGDLDRETAIDMLREVNNLAQGPLADSFTESDRNPPVFDPETHSVTVPEAFKKSYKALTDGGWDKLGIDEELGGLPTPRSLYWAIGELILGANPATFMYAAGAGFSNIFYNNGTEEQKKWAAISSERGWGATMVLTEPDAGSDVGAARTKAVKQDDGTWHIDGVKRFITSADQDMTENIIHLVLARPEGARPGTKGLSLFFVPKFHFDHETGELGERNGVYVTNVEHKMGLKVSATCELTFGQHGVPAKGWLVGEVHDGIAQMFDVIEHARMMVGTKAIATLSTGYLNALEYAKERIQGADMTQMTDKAAPRVAITHHPDVRRSLMLQKAYSEGLRAVYLYTASHQDVVAAQLVSGADKEMAFRVNDLLLPIVKGVGSEKASEQLIGSLQTLGGSGFLQDYPIEQYIRDAKIDSLYEGTTAIQAQDFFFRKIIRDKGQALAHVAGQISSFIESEAGNGRLKAERALLKTALDDVQGMAATLTGFLMGAQEQPTELYKVGLGSVRFLMAVGDLMIGWLLLRQAEVALAALDNGASEADTAFYNGKIGVASFFAKNVLPELTAARGIIENIDNDVMELDEASF, from the coding sequence ATGCTGAGTTCTACCCATTACAAGAGCAATCTCCGCGACCTCCAGTTCAACCTCTTCGAGATGTTGAAGCTCGATGAGGTCCTCGCGAGTGGTGAGTTCGGCGATCTCGATCGCGAGACCGCCATCGACATGCTGCGGGAGGTGAACAACCTCGCACAAGGCCCGCTGGCCGACTCGTTCACCGAGTCCGACCGCAACCCACCGGTCTTTGATCCCGAGACCCACTCGGTCACCGTTCCCGAGGCCTTCAAGAAGTCGTACAAGGCCCTGACCGACGGCGGCTGGGACAAGCTCGGCATCGACGAAGAACTCGGCGGCCTGCCGACCCCGCGGTCGCTGTACTGGGCCATCGGCGAACTGATCCTCGGCGCCAACCCGGCCACGTTCATGTACGCCGCCGGCGCCGGCTTCTCCAACATCTTCTACAACAACGGCACCGAAGAGCAGAAGAAGTGGGCTGCCATCAGCTCCGAGCGCGGCTGGGGCGCCACCATGGTGCTGACCGAGCCCGACGCCGGTTCCGATGTCGGCGCCGCCCGCACCAAGGCCGTCAAGCAGGACGATGGCACCTGGCACATCGACGGTGTGAAGCGCTTCATCACCTCCGCCGACCAGGACATGACCGAGAACATCATCCACCTGGTGCTGGCCCGCCCCGAGGGCGCACGGCCCGGCACTAAGGGACTCTCACTGTTCTTCGTGCCCAAGTTCCACTTCGACCACGAGACCGGCGAGCTGGGCGAGCGCAACGGCGTCTACGTCACCAACGTCGAGCACAAGATGGGCCTCAAGGTATCGGCCACCTGTGAGCTGACCTTCGGTCAGCACGGCGTCCCCGCCAAGGGCTGGCTCGTCGGCGAGGTGCACGACGGCATCGCGCAGATGTTCGACGTCATCGAGCACGCACGAATGATGGTCGGCACCAAGGCAATCGCGACTCTGTCCACCGGTTACCTGAACGCACTCGAATACGCCAAGGAGCGTATCCAGGGCGCCGACATGACCCAGATGACCGACAAGGCCGCACCGCGGGTGGCCATCACGCACCACCCTGATGTTCGCCGATCACTGATGCTGCAGAAGGCCTACTCCGAAGGCCTGCGCGCGGTGTACCTCTACACCGCATCGCACCAGGACGTGGTTGCCGCACAGCTCGTCTCGGGTGCCGACAAAGAGATGGCATTCCGCGTCAACGACCTCCTGCTGCCGATCGTCAAGGGCGTGGGCTCCGAGAAGGCATCCGAGCAGCTCATCGGATCGCTGCAGACCCTCGGTGGCTCCGGCTTCCTGCAGGACTACCCGATCGAGCAGTACATCCGCGACGCGAAGATCGACTCGCTCTACGAAGGCACCACCGCCATCCAGGCGCAGGACTTCTTCTTCCGCAAGATCATCCGCGACAAAGGCCAGGCACTGGCCCACGTCGCCGGACAGATCAGCTCGTTCATCGAGTCCGAAGCGGGTAACGGCCGGCTCAAGGCCGAGCGCGCTCTGCTCAAGACCGCACTCGACGACGTCCAGGGCATGGCCGCCACCCTCACGGGCTTCCTGATGGGAGCCCAGGAGCAGCCGACCGAGCTGTACAAGGTCGGACTGGGCAGCGTTCGCTTCCTCATGGCCGTCGGTGACCTCATGATCGGCTGGCTGCTGCTGCGCCAGGCCGAGGTCGCTCTCGCCGCACTCGACAACGGTGCATCCGAAGCAGACACCGCGTTCTACAACGGCAAGATCGGCGTCGCCAGCTTCTTCGCCAAGAACGTCCTGCCCGAACTGACCGCCGCACGCGGCATCATCGAGAACATCGACAACGACGTGATGGAGCTCGACGAAGCCTCCTTCTAG
- a CDS encoding glycoside hydrolase family 16 protein — MPGWVLRFTDDFDRCELGAYWGDYSGQPGGNPYSDWDPAMVQVTGGVLELRAEQSDDGWVTGGVSNHPIAQQYGRWEVRMRAEQSADISYHMLLWPKDEVWPPEIDFAESVSATRSKMSAFLHWVDAAGQNAKDTAGIAGDFTQWHTVGVEWGPNIIRYLLDGQVWAEAHSEVMVPDVPMWLGMQAEAGACERRRDWGMPLCSDTDDFRPQATAVLIDWVAVYTPDMVALADMQAAGMFNPQLDAAQLSE; from the coding sequence ATGCCAGGCTGGGTGTTGCGCTTTACCGATGACTTCGACCGCTGCGAGCTTGGCGCTTACTGGGGTGACTACAGCGGTCAACCCGGAGGTAACCCGTACAGCGATTGGGATCCGGCAATGGTGCAAGTGACCGGCGGGGTCCTTGAGTTACGCGCCGAGCAGAGCGATGACGGGTGGGTGACCGGTGGCGTGTCGAACCATCCGATTGCTCAACAGTATGGACGGTGGGAGGTGCGGATGCGCGCCGAACAGAGCGCTGACATCTCATACCACATGCTGCTTTGGCCCAAGGACGAAGTGTGGCCGCCAGAGATTGATTTCGCCGAAAGTGTCAGTGCCACAAGGTCAAAGATGTCGGCGTTCCTCCACTGGGTAGATGCAGCGGGCCAGAATGCCAAAGACACCGCGGGCATTGCTGGCGACTTCACGCAATGGCACACCGTGGGGGTCGAGTGGGGGCCGAACATCATCCGATATCTGCTGGACGGGCAGGTCTGGGCCGAAGCGCATTCCGAGGTCATGGTTCCTGATGTCCCGATGTGGTTGGGCATGCAGGCTGAGGCTGGCGCGTGCGAGCGGAGACGTGATTGGGGGATGCCGCTCTGTTCTGACACCGATGACTTTCGTCCCCAGGCCACCGCGGTTCTGATCGACTGGGTAGCGGTCTATACACCGGACATGGTCGCCTTAGCGGACATGCAAGCGGCGGGCATGTTCAACCCGCAGCTAGATGCTGCACAGCTGTCTGAATAG
- a CDS encoding ParA family protein produces the protein MQPRRLALANQKGGAGKTATTLGLASAIAARGGDVLVVDIDQQGNATKGTGIVATEDLVTTADLMSRAETGALERAIIPTPWDGVDLVPSDISLGNIESDGSNDLVFRLDMAFEGVDLSAYDAVLFDCPPSLGKVLFSALIAADGVIAVTEPTIDSVEGVQNLITTLEGVRRRPNPRLVLDKIVIGRRRNTGEHIAREAELRNAYGDTVARTMIPELAARQDAHSERKKIHDFRGGRAVALQVAYDDLLDELNLTSSRVQEKGA, from the coding sequence ATGCAGCCGCGACGACTGGCCTTGGCAAATCAGAAGGGCGGCGCCGGAAAGACTGCAACGACTCTCGGACTCGCGAGCGCAATCGCAGCCCGGGGAGGGGACGTGCTCGTAGTCGATATCGACCAACAGGGCAACGCGACAAAGGGGACGGGAATAGTCGCTACGGAAGACCTAGTGACTACCGCAGACCTGATGAGTCGCGCGGAGACGGGCGCGCTGGAACGAGCCATTATTCCAACACCATGGGACGGTGTGGACTTGGTCCCCTCTGACATCAGCCTGGGCAACATCGAGTCGGATGGCAGCAATGATCTCGTGTTTCGGCTGGACATGGCTTTCGAGGGAGTGGATCTATCCGCGTATGACGCTGTTCTCTTCGACTGCCCTCCGTCACTCGGCAAGGTGCTCTTCTCCGCCCTTATTGCGGCTGACGGCGTCATTGCCGTCACTGAGCCGACCATCGACAGTGTCGAGGGTGTGCAAAACCTCATTACAACCTTGGAAGGCGTACGCCGGCGACCCAACCCACGGTTAGTACTAGACAAGATCGTTATCGGTCGCCGCCGGAACACAGGTGAGCACATTGCACGCGAGGCAGAGCTGCGGAACGCGTATGGAGACACGGTCGCTCGCACGATGATTCCCGAGTTAGCCGCGCGCCAGGATGCACACAGTGAGCGGAAGAAGATCCACGACTTCCGTGGCGGCCGGGCTGTTGCTTTACAGGTCGCCTATGACGACCTGCTCGACGAACTGAATCTGACCTCATCACGGGTACAAGAGAAGGGAGCTTAG
- a CDS encoding metalloregulator ArsR/SmtB family transcription factor, whose product MQRDLLVKFGHALSDPTRTEILMRLRSGPGYPTELAESLGATRATVSNHLAELRSSGLVDVLREGRRNRYELADRRLGPLLDDVTGLMLTVGPLSIRTDS is encoded by the coding sequence ATGCAGCGGGACCTGCTGGTCAAGTTCGGGCACGCACTCTCTGACCCAACGCGAACAGAGATCCTGATGAGGTTGCGGTCCGGTCCTGGATACCCGACCGAGCTTGCTGAATCGCTCGGGGCAACCCGGGCGACGGTGTCGAACCACCTCGCCGAGCTGCGTAGTAGCGGACTGGTCGATGTTCTCCGCGAGGGCCGCCGCAACAGATATGAGCTAGCAGATCGACGCCTTGGCCCGCTTCTCGACGACGTCACCGGGCTCATGCTGACAGTCGGTCCCTTGTCCATCCGCACGGACAGCTAA
- a CDS encoding helix-turn-helix transcriptional regulator, which produces MTQPQLGLRTGLSTTSIGALERAEIRLTDERARRIAEALQLTVAQVNDAYRAARERADDVP; this is translated from the coding sequence TTGACGCAGCCGCAGCTGGGCCTGCGCACCGGTCTGAGTACAACGAGCATCGGTGCTCTCGAACGCGCTGAGATCCGACTGACCGATGAGCGGGCGCGGCGTATCGCCGAAGCTCTGCAGCTCACGGTGGCACAAGTTAACGACGCCTACCGTGCTGCTCGCGAGCGGGCCGACGACGTCCCTTAG
- a CDS encoding helix-turn-helix domain-containing protein, with the protein MTKRSMRGFNREALTAAREAKQWSLARLAREAEIGLSTIRSWETGARAPEPDNLAKAAAALGVSMDALISPAPADRRWQICESWWA; encoded by the coding sequence GTGACGAAGCGCAGCATGCGCGGTTTCAACCGCGAGGCCCTGACGGCTGCGCGCGAGGCCAAGCAGTGGAGCCTGGCTCGGCTCGCCCGCGAAGCCGAGATCGGGTTGAGCACCATCCGGTCCTGGGAGACCGGTGCCAGAGCGCCCGAGCCCGACAATCTGGCGAAGGCTGCCGCTGCGCTGGGTGTGTCGATGGACGCTTTGATCAGCCCCGCCCCGGCGGACCGACGCTGGCAGATTTGCGAATCCTGGTGGGCTTGA
- a CDS encoding cutinase family protein — MSRLKMRPVIAGLATLSTTLTVVATVPATASAAQPSNCTPYMAYLVPGTWETTATADPSKPAGLLGKVGTELEKSYGSQITVVYPNYSASAFDKGETYASSEADGVQRLRGLIELCPESQNVLGGYSQGADVAGDVAWQIGNGQGPVDPDKVDAVGLVADPKQGNAPVAGPAPTGKGIAGIRPGGFGKLADKVRQVCAPGDLYCSTNSSEHSLIAGLGQVLGSAGNGETAPTTTTVADTTTSTTPATGSTTSTLDAQALTSDYSRTDVPGTVSTATALNDQLAQLQGQPAPASGGQASQIASLASLAGQLLETFTAVADTQQWVQQTPGAEKYLSNAQPGTPAAQANSLLSTFNSMDMPAILSTTSSIASSLSQALGSSPTAPLTTPATTAPSDDLAPTSPTTTTAPTTTTSSSTTPTPSSGTASTTSTTAVSSPSSPSQSAATRRLFRPVSP, encoded by the coding sequence ATGAGCCGATTGAAGATGCGGCCAGTGATAGCCGGGTTGGCGACCCTGTCGACAACACTGACGGTGGTGGCCACCGTGCCCGCCACCGCCAGCGCCGCCCAACCCTCAAACTGCACCCCGTACATGGCGTATCTGGTGCCCGGGACGTGGGAAACCACCGCGACCGCAGACCCGTCCAAACCGGCCGGGCTGCTCGGCAAAGTCGGTACCGAACTCGAAAAGTCCTACGGCTCCCAAATCACGGTGGTGTACCCGAACTATTCAGCGTCAGCGTTCGACAAAGGCGAAACCTACGCCAGCTCCGAAGCCGATGGCGTGCAACGCCTTCGCGGACTGATCGAACTGTGCCCCGAATCGCAGAACGTGCTCGGAGGATACTCCCAGGGAGCCGATGTCGCCGGCGATGTGGCCTGGCAGATCGGCAACGGACAAGGCCCCGTCGACCCGGACAAGGTCGACGCGGTCGGCCTGGTCGCCGACCCCAAACAAGGCAACGCACCGGTCGCCGGGCCTGCCCCGACCGGCAAGGGCATCGCCGGCATCCGTCCCGGCGGTTTCGGGAAGCTCGCCGACAAGGTCCGTCAGGTCTGCGCGCCGGGCGACTTGTACTGCTCCACCAATTCCTCCGAACACTCCCTTATTGCCGGACTAGGGCAGGTTCTCGGATCAGCGGGCAACGGTGAAACCGCACCCACCACAACCACAGTCGCCGACACCACGACCAGCACCACCCCGGCGACGGGCAGTACGACGAGCACGCTGGATGCACAAGCACTGACCAGTGACTACTCACGCACTGATGTGCCAGGCACCGTGTCGACCGCGACCGCGCTCAACGACCAACTCGCCCAGTTGCAGGGTCAGCCCGCGCCGGCCTCGGGCGGGCAAGCCAGCCAGATCGCCTCGCTGGCGTCGTTGGCCGGCCAGCTCCTAGAGACATTCACCGCGGTCGCAGACACCCAGCAATGGGTCCAGCAGACCCCCGGCGCCGAGAAGTACCTGAGCAACGCCCAGCCCGGCACTCCTGCCGCGCAAGCGAACTCGCTGCTCTCGACGTTCAACTCCATGGACATGCCGGCGATCTTGTCGACCACGAGCTCCATCGCGTCCTCGCTCTCTCAAGCGCTCGGTTCGAGCCCTACCGCCCCGCTCACCACCCCGGCAACGACTGCCCCATCAGATGACCTTGCCCCCACAAGCCCGACCACGACCACCGCACCCACCACCACAACTTCGTCGTCGACGACGCCAACCCCCTCGAGCGGTACCGCGTCGACGACGTCCACGACCGCCGTGTCGTCGCCGTCCTCCCCCTCTCAGTCGGCGGCGACACGACGGCTGTTCCGCCCGGTGAGTCCGTGA
- a CDS encoding M23 family metallopeptidase codes for MAQSAGTTKKLSLAGVVGLLVAAIMFVGFGSDNPEPPTDCLPQVAAQGPTVHGPGTKVLPMKKDTYQFSSPFGPRWGTMHQGVDFAAPLGTPIYAAMSGTVAEAGPAGGFGYWIIIDFDADGKSTRTCTATCPAVRSR; via the coding sequence ATGGCACAATCAGCTGGCACCACCAAGAAGCTGTCGTTGGCTGGTGTCGTCGGGCTGCTTGTAGCGGCGATCATGTTCGTCGGGTTCGGCTCGGACAACCCCGAACCACCCACCGATTGCCTGCCTCAGGTCGCCGCCCAAGGCCCAACCGTCCACGGCCCGGGCACCAAAGTGCTGCCCATGAAAAAAGACACCTACCAGTTCAGTTCCCCATTCGGGCCACGGTGGGGAACGATGCATCAGGGCGTGGATTTCGCTGCCCCGCTCGGTACACCGATCTATGCGGCAATGAGCGGAACGGTCGCCGAAGCCGGCCCCGCCGGCGGCTTCGGCTACTGGATCATCATCGACTTCGACGCCGACGGCAAAAGTACTCGAACGTGTACGGCCACATGCCCGGCAGTTCGTTCACGGTGA